The proteins below come from a single Drosophila suzukii chromosome X, CBGP_Dsuzu_IsoJpt1.0, whole genome shotgun sequence genomic window:
- the LOC108014994 gene encoding uncharacterized protein, whose amino-acid sequence MSRSLSRVLGTFSPATGNGAPNRLTPLRGLLGTVVPVAGYSKRNGPPSDAGEPFKTVSKSRDLDDDDDLNSLESEPNWELTAARSNRFYLPNATGPAWQGDTTTVGLLTPLGQLVNFLKEANADKSRLEFACCQCPMLIRESLLELFPVRVVAQRDSAITMLVLSYEGDIEMGAAKFVLAARDISDRLLSLGYWADFLNPFSGRPYFLPRDGAKLYKQDHRFRGLNMRLSLQNHCTVIAAEENDRTHFSGTIYCTAPNHYDQLVELLVPPQRKVAQ is encoded by the exons ATGTCGCGCTCTCTGAGTCGCGTACTGGGCACCTTCAGCCCCGCCACCGGAAATGGGGCACCCAACAGACTGACGCCCCTGCGCGGACTTCTCGGCACTGTGGTCCCAGTGGCCGGGTACTCGAAGCGGAATGGACCTCCCTCGGATGCCGGCGAACCCTTCAAGACGGTCTCCAAGTCGCGGGACCTCGACGACGACGATGATCTCAACAGCCTGGAGAGCGAGCCCAACTGGGAACTGACCGCGGCCCGGAGCAACCGCTTCTACCTGCCCAATGCCACCGGGCCTGCCTGGCAGGGTGACACCACCACCGTCGGCCTGCTCACCCCGCTCGGCCAGCTGGTCAACTTCCTCAAGGAGGCCAATGCAGACAAGTCGCGTCTGGAGTTCGCCTGCTGCCAGTGTCCCATGCTCATCCGCGAGTCGCTCCTGGAGCTCTTCCCCGTGCGCGTCGTGGCGCAGCGGGATTCGGCCATCACTATGCTCGTCCTCAGCTACGAGGGGGACATCGAAATGGGCGCCGCCAAG TTTGTGCTGGCTGCCCGGGACATAAGCGATCGCCTGCTGTCGCTGGGCTACTGGGCGGACTTCCTAAACCCCTTCAGCGGACGACCCTACTTCTTGCCGCGGGACGGAGCCAAGCTGTACAAGCAGGATCACCGCTTTCGGGGCCTGAACATGCGGCTGTCGCTGCAGAACCACTGCACAGTGATCGCCGCCGAGGAGAACGATCGCACCCACTTCTCGGGCACCATCTACTGCACGGCGCCGAATCACTACGACCAGCTGGTGGAGCTGCTGGTGCCGCCGCAGCGCAAGGTGGCCCAATGA
- the LOC108014995 gene encoding COMM domain-containing protein 3, producing MATSPGRSPALDADPEPSGLLSATVVAGLKNLGGIISPPLTKLLIANSLKLTLHPDATIAPVPELYASNAACAKQSEYAVVTLYALATKHGWDGLQLRQQLEQLALDAGAVDELSRVFEDNRKELILRQLQLGHSFPHITDIQWRIVCDVKSSTSDCSTGVANFHINLGNFRPSSGERETIVEFICNAEELQSLINRLKEIERHCHHMAVA from the exons ATGGCTACGTCGCCGGGAAGGTCTCCCGCCCTGGATGCGGACCCTGAGCCAAGCGGCCTGCTCTCCGCCACCGTGGTGGCCGGCCTCAAGAACCTGGGAGGCATCATCTCGCCCCCGCTGACCAAGCTGCTCATTGCGAACTCTCTGAAACTGACCCTACATCCGGATGCCA CCATTGCACCCGTTCCCGAGCTCTATGCCAGCAATGCCGCCTGCGCCAAACAGAGCGAGTACGCGGTGGTCACCCTCTACGCCCTGGCCACCAAGCACGGCTGGGACGGGCTCCAGCTTCGCCAGCAGCTGGAGCAACTGGCCCTGGACGCCGGCGCCGTCGACGAACTGAGCCGCGTGTTCGAGGACAACCGCAAGGAGCTAATCCTTCGCCAGCTGCAGCTGGGCCACAGCTTCCCGCACATCACCGACATCCAGTGGCGCATTGTGTGCGACGTCAAGTCCTCCACCTCCGACTGCAGCACGGGCGTGGCCAACTTCCACATCAATCTGGGCAACTTCCGGCCGAGCAGCGGCGAGCGGGAGACCATCGTGGAGTTCATCTGCAACGCCGAGGAGCTGCAGTCGCTGATCAACCGCCTTAAGGAGATCGAGCGGCACTGCCACCACATGGCCGTGGCCTAA
- the LOC108015033 gene encoding neuferricin homolog encodes MFGLLRHLFKLQFLFVVAAVLAGVYRTEIKQFLRRHTDDYLDTADRDAGVPVAFQTGDEVGTLFTPAELAHFNGEDGRPLYLALLGSVFDVSRGIKHYGSGCSYNFFVGRDASVSFISGDFESYDPETSDDVLTLKPDDLIGLAGWRDFYQKDYVYKGRMVGRFYDATGAPTTYHHKFLELLQQARDAKRQVEELRARYPGCNIEWSEERGTRVWCTTTSGDGKERSWIGYPRKLYSRGNKSFQCACVPDSELDEIDAAGRTVHGDAMLKPYDNCEPRAQECFYRV; translated from the coding sequence ATGTTTGGATTGCTACGACACCTGTTCAAATTGCAGTTTCTCTTCGTAGTGGCCGCCGTCTTGGCTGGAGTTTACCGCACAGAGATTAAGCAGTTCCTGCGGCGGCACACGGACGACTACCTGGACACGGCTGACCGAGATGCAGGCGTTCCGGTGGCCTTTCAGACCGGTGACGAGGTTGGCACGCTCTTCACGCCGGCTGAGTTGGCGCACTTCAATGGCGAGGATGGACGTCCCCTGTACCTTGCCCTCCTGGGATCCGTCTTCGATGTGAGCCGCGGCATCAAGCACTACGGTTCCGGCTGCAGCTACAACTTCTTTGTGGGCCGCGACGCCTCCGTGTCCTTCATTTCTGGCGACTTCGAGTCCTACGATCCGGAAACGTCCGACGATGTGCTGACCCTGAAGCCAGACGATTTGATTGGACTTGCCGGGTGGCGAGACTTCTACCAGAAAGACTACGTCTACAAGGGCCGGATGGTCGGGCGCTTCTACGATGCAACGGGTGCACCCACCACCTATCATCACAAGTTCCTGGAGCTGCTGCAGCAGGCGCGGGATGCCAAGCGGCAGGTGGAGGAGCTGCGCGCCCGGTATCCCGGCTGCAACATCGAGTGGAGCGAGGAGCGGGGCACCCGCGTCTGGTGCACCACCACCAGCGGCGATGGCAAGGAGCGCTCCTGGATCGGTTATCCGCGCAAGCTTTACAGCCGCGGCAACAAGAGCTTCCAGTGCGCCTGTGTGCCCGATTCGGAGCTGGACGAGATCGATGCGGCCGGCAGGACAGTCCACGGAGATGCCATGTTGAAACCGTATGACAATTGCGAGCCCCGGGCGCAAGAGTGCTTCTATAGGGTGTAG
- the LOC108015067 gene encoding uncharacterized protein: MRTAAVIILTLFVASGWAQPLELPAQLPAQLDAEVHSVVDEMTEIGKSTGLALVHQYDEIVREPQQELEAALDQVESRRQESPECVAAEDEQIASIVDAAHEDLHSCGIVAAQTSAEIATDVSAATQQLVYGGYNVASTYNKCQSYKNSVLKKSCMTKFYVQATFYLVSARSSIKTIKKSTSESIPAVFVDGNACTHSASSQAVLALQEVSSHIDACVSRRR; this comes from the coding sequence ATGAGGACCGCCGCAGTCATTATCCTGACCCTTTTCGTGGCCAGCGGATGGGCCCAGCCGCTGGAGCTTCCCGCCCAGCTGCCCGCCCAGCTGGACGCCGAGGTGCACAGCGTGGTGGACGAGATGACCGAGATTGGCAAGTCCACCGGCTTGGCCCTGGTCCACCAGTACGATGAGATCGTCCGGGAGCCGCAGCAGGAGCTGGAGGCTGCCCTCGACCAGGTGGAGTCGCGTCGCCAGGAGAGTCCCGAGTGCGTCGCCGCCGAGGatgagcagatcgccagcatCGTGGACGCCGCCCACGAGGATCTGCACTCCTGCGGCATTGTTGCCGCCCAGACATCCGCCGAAATCGCCACCGACGTGAGCGCCGCCACCCAGCAGTTGGTCTATGGGGGCTACAACGTGGCCAGCACCTACAACAAGTGCCAGAGCTACAAGAACTCCGTCCTCAAGAAGTCCTGCATGACCAAGTTCTACGTCCAGGCCACCTTCTATCTGGTCAGTGCCCGCTCCTCCATCAAGACCATCAAAAAGTCCACCAGCGAGAGCATCCCCGCTGTCTTCGTCGACGGCAACGCGTGCACCCACTCCGCATCCTCGCAGGCGGTGCTCGCCCTCCAGGAGGTCAGCAGCCACATCGACGCCTGCGTCTCCCGTCGCCGCTAG